The nucleotide sequence ATTCAACCAGTTTAGCTGTTCTTGGCTGAATCCTCCATTAAACTGGACAAACTGGGGCTCAGAAAGTCCTGAAATGAATTCAGTAAGTTAGACCCATCAAAAgtcattttttcccctcatttgGACATTCAAATTTAGTTAATGTAGGGacacttgttttttctttacgAACATCTGATTAGCAATAATCAACTTAAAATAGGAAATCACAAGCatttagagaaatatataaatacatcacACTGCATCTCACTCTTGACAGTCCCCTGCTTACTTCGCTGGTTTTCCATTAGACTAAAAATGCAAACTTCTTATTAAGTCCACTGAGCCACTACATAGTCTTGGCCCTGTTTACACTCCAAAATCATCTTGTACCTCCCTGGCCCTTTCCTGTGCTCTTCAACAGTGCTCAAGTCTTATTCCATTTAGTGCCTGTGCATGTTTTTCCCTCAGTCTGCTAACTCCCTATGCCCATTCTTTCCCAGGGAGACTCCTCCTTGTCATTTAGGTCTCAGCTTAAATATCTTTCTCCTTGGAGAGGCTTTCCCTAATCACCTAATCTAAAATAGTAACCCTAATCCTTTTCCACAACACTCTATAACATCATACGCTATTTCCTTGGCAGCACTTATGACCATGGAAATAACcttgtttctgtttcatttatcatGTCTTGCCCACTTACTGTGTTTGCTCCCTCCATTCCATCCATcaaaaaagttaatattgttagTATTGTTTACAGCTCAGAATAGCTACTTCTGGAAAAAGTGCCCGGCCTAGAATAGgcatttaaaatatctgttaatCAATCTTGAataagctgtaaccaatccatgTGAGAGCAGGCGTGTGAGAAATCCTGACCCTGAACAAGTGACAATATTCTTTTACCTTAATTGTCCATCTTCCTGCTGAATAAAAGGTAGTTGAAGAATTTAAAGACAATCTATTAGATTCTCAGCTCAAAGGAATAATTCACCTTGAGGACTATTCAGTTCCGTATTTGGATTGTGCTCCCTCAATATCTTCATACACTGCTCGTATTTTGGAGAAGACTGATCCATGCCCAAGACACTCAAGTCATACGCATCAAGTAAAACGAACCGGAATTTAGGGAATGGTACAAAATGATAAGCATAATAATCCTCTGAAGGCATGGTCTCGGGATGATGTACGATCTGATCTTCTAGAAACTTAGTGTTAAGTTTAGAGTGTGTTAAATACTCTCTACTGAAGTTATAGAATTCGTGGTTTCCCCATGTATGATGAACTGGCACTTTAAGCCTCTTGAATGTGTCCATAACAAGTTCTAGGGACTTTTCGGATGCATTATACTGTGCATTATATCCATCGATGATATCGCCAAGCTGAAGGACACAACAGGGCGTGCTGCTTTCATTATTCCAGTCTTCAATGGCGCCCTGTAAGTGAAGAAGACTATGTCTGTAGTATCGCCGCCTGGTTCCTTGGAAATTAAAGCCATCTTCTAAGTCAGCATATTGAACATCTGCAATAACGCCAAAGGAGAAAAGACGCTCTGAACTCTCACTTAGGGCTTCAGGGCTGGGTTTATCATCCATAACCTCCAAACAGGTTTCTAAATAAACTAAAGTAAAAAAAGACAGCTAAATTATAAACGTTTTAATTTCCCAATTTCACTgcagaaaatgataaagggaatgtTAAAGGTTAATTCATTAGACAGCTTGGTACAGGAAAAAGTACATGGGCTTTAGAGTCCAACAGTCTTAGGTCTAAACTACTAACCATCTAAAACACTCGCTTTCTCTTCTGGAAAATAGATAATCTCTTTCAGAAGAGTAACAATTTACAAAAGGTACTATCCTATCAATAAATAGACATTCTAATGCtaataaagtccaatttaagTCTGGAATAATGgctgatttttaagaaatattcattttaaacacacacacacacgcccccccccacacacacacacacctgtcccACAAACACCAAATAATTCTATCAAAAACttcaagattattatttttttaagtaagcTGTATATTACATTCATTCACTGTATGTACTTTGCAAGATTCCTATTATGGGTTATTTTGTGTCAGGCTGAATCTTTGCTCTTCCTTGGTGGGTAGGTCACCCAAAATAAGTTTCTCATATTTTATATCTGAAGTAATAGGTGAGGGGGAGGCAATGCAGATATGAAAGGAGAGGAATAATttgaaacaacaataacaaaaacatccAGCACAAAAACCAACTGACGTGACTATTATCATTTCTGTGAGCAGTGGTTCCTGCTTCTTCAATAGTTGggattaaaatttgctttttttgtttgtggttttttttttttttttttttttttttgcatggtctcactatgctgcccaggctggtcttggacccaagcaatccttccacctcagcctcccaagtagctgggattacaggtaggagaCACCACACCAGCCCTGGATCCTAATTTGaaccagggtttttttttcttttaaacttgaaTATTAACCTACCCcacatcaaaacagaaaagatgaaatcttttcttcttataaatgATCTCTGCCCTGCCTCAGTGGCCAAAAAGAGCAAGATTTAACCTTGAAAAAACTATTATTCGATTGTTTAAACTGTAAATTATAATCTCTTAAATGAGCCCAGAACGCTAATGattcaaacaaaaatcaaaggcCAAAATCCTAAATTGTCAACAATTTTTGTCATAAAGACTATAGTAATTAACTGTTGCTGTGGTGTCTGAATTATTTAAAACCTAAAAATTCATTTGACTTTCCAAAATTACTTTCAGACTCCTCATCTCTAGTCATTTGACAAATGTATCTACAGAGTTCCTACTGAAACCTCTACGGACATGTAAAATCCCAACTCTAAGAGTACTCCTATAAGAGATGAAAACAACTCCACAATTGGAATAAGGATAAGACTTCGATTTGACTTATCTGAGAATTAGGGGCCTCTTTTCATCCTAAAACTGTTGTTACTAATGATACACTCTTTAATCCACCTAATTATGAGTTTCAGCTACTTTCTTCCTTAATCTGGTTGGGTATATCTAGCCCTAAAATAGGTAACAGCACCAGAAAGAGATGGAAATCCTTACACATGGTATTCTCATACTTTTTTTAATTTGCCCGCTTCTTCCTGCAGCCCCCATCTGAAAATCTCATTAGATAGCAAGCCAGTAAGTATGTATGAGGGTGTGTAAATTAGAGGTAATCTGATTGGAAAAGCGGGTAACTTCAATAAATTAcaggaaatacaaaaatccaTCTAAGTCAGTTTAAAAATCTCTAGCCTTATGTTAGGTTTCAAATATTTGCGATTCCAAGTTCAGATTAATAGAAGAATCAAATCAGAAGATAACTTAGCAAGTATATAACATGAATATTATCACCAAGGTTAAGAGAAAACTATTTGTGGGGGGTGATCTTATCCCCTGCCAAGTGagcttgtttttgtctttaaattcaGAGCTTTATGGTGACAATATGTGTTGTGGATCTCCTCGAGGGGATAGAGTCCCAATGAACTGGATCTTCTCTCCAGAAGACAGCTGTTATTTTTGCCTACCCAGCATTCATTTCCTGTTCTTAAGGTGACAGCACCCCAATTTTTCTCTAGGCATTTTTCCAATTTCCCACTCTCAGTTCTTGTGGTCTGACCTCCATCCCCATTCACCAGCTGGGGAAGTGAAATCGCAGACACATGGCCCAGACCTGGCCAATAAAAGCCTAGTTTCCTCTGGCCAGTTAGGGGTAGGCATGCAACTCAAGCTAGGTCACAGTAAGCATCAGCCCTGGGACAGGCGCTGGCACTACTAGCAAAAGTAGTCACTGTCTCCTAAGCTGATAAACTAAGGCTTcaatttttggagaaaaatgaacGGACAAGAAATCCAACATAGAAGGAAACAATTCTGAATGATGGAAAGACAGAGATTTCTGAAAACATTAGTTGAATACCTAAATTCACCTGTCCCTGGTAGAACCATTTCTGGTCATTCAGTTACACATATCAGCACATAAATTCTCCTGGGCTTAAAgctaaatcaaatttattttctgtcatttgatACCAAAATCCTCTCAAATACACCTTCCACTGGAACACAGTTCAGTTTAGAAAAACTCAAGGCTATCCTAAGAACTGGCAATTTTTAAGGAAAGTTAATGTGGAGAGAAGCACCAAGGGGCACACTTCAAAATAGCAATGTGTTCTGGGGGAAAAAGAGAGATCCAAAGTGTTGAGTAtacatggcttttaaaaataaggttagTATCCCTTTATCCAAaatacttgggaccagaagtgttttagatttcgaactttttcagattttggaatatacTTAACAGTTGAGCATTCCtgatctgaaaatccaaaatccaaaatgctccaatgaacatttcctttgagcTTTATGTTGGTGCTCAAGTTTCTGATttgggagcatttcagatttcagaaacaCATTCAGGGAAGACAGGATCAGAAGTGAGTATGTCAGGGCAAAAAGAACCAGGTGGTTAGGGAACTGACTCTCCTAGCGAGTTTAGCCTTTCCTTTCTTGGTTCAGGGAGATGTTGAGGGAGCTCAGAAAGATTGGTCCTGGTGAACAGAGAGATCAAAAACTCAAAGCCACCTCCAGTGAGGAAATTTAGAATTAATATGCATTCTAATGTCAGAAAGTTTTTCAAAATAGCTCCCTCCTTCCAccaaatacagacacacacaaaaaaatcagtgagtagAGGATAATTGTTGAAGCTAGGAATGGGTGCAAGAGGTTTATTCTAACTACTTTTATGACTTTTAtgtgtgtttaaaaatgtatatataggccaggcacggtggctcacacctgtaatcccagcactttgggaggccgaggcgggcggatcacgaggtcaggagatcgagaccatcctggctaacatggtgaaaccccatctctactaaaaatacaaaaattagctgggtgtgggggcaggcatctgtagtcccagctactcaggacgctgaggtaagagaatggcgtgaacctgggaggcggagctggcagtgaacagagatcgtgctactgcactccagcctgggcaacagagcgaggctccatctcaaaaaaaaaaaaaaaaaaaaaaaaaaaaattataaagtttaaaaaaaaaattcaaaaatttagagaaaatcaAACCTGGAAAAATTAGAAGACCTAAGGAAATATTTCGCTTTTGAATAGAAAGGAGAATGGCAAGTTTTTAGTGAACTTTGTTTTCAAAGTCTGCCTGCACCATTTATTATATGCTACATTATCTAAGTTTTAAAGAGGTATTATGAAGTGCTGAAAGTGCTTTGAAAGGAAAGACCCAGAACTGAATTATAGTCCTTGTGTTTCCTGGAGCAAAATAACCTTCAACAGGTTATTGTGAGCTTCAACTGAGTTATGATCACAGTAAACTATTACTTTGTAAATCTCTGTAAACCATAAAGTACTCTATGcatgttaagaaaataattttaaaattatatatctgaAAATCTGTCTAATGAGCCTCAGATAATTGAAACTACTGCAACATTTTAATAGAAGAGAATAATGTAGAAAAGTTTGTAAGAGTTGCTCTCAAAATTCCCATCAAGTCATGGTACAGGGTAAGTAGCCAGCATTTTGAGAAAACCACCTtaggcatacatatatatatatatatatatatatatatatatatatatatatatatatatatttttttttttttttttttttttttttttttttcttttctgagacagggtctggctctgttgcctgttgcccaggctggagtgcagtggtgcaatcacggctcactgtagcctcgacttcctgggctcacgtgatcctcccaattcagcctccctggtagctaggactacaggcatgtaccaccacacttggcttttttggggggcttttttcttttgtttttgtagagatagggttttgccatgttgtccaggctggtctcaagctcctgagctcaagtgatccacctgcctcaaggCCTCCCATATCCAAGGATGCTTAATTACTGAAAAGTTGCTACAAGATCATACTAATAAAACTTCTCCAATACTTAAGATTGGCAGAAGGCTGAAGTTCCTTGTGGAAAGCCTTCAAGCATCAATAATGAACTTGTAAAAGAAGTAGCTCTATCCTGAAAAAAGTATGTTTCCTTCACTCTATTGTCAAAGGTGAAGGGGGCAGCAGGGGAAGTCTAGAGATTAATAAAGGAGACTCTGTTAAGAGAAACTACTGTTAACAGAGGCTCCTAGCCTAAGGGTGCAGCAGACGTTTTCTATGCAGAGAGCATACCAAAAGGAAACTTAAGTCGGGACAGGAAATGTTTGTGGTTAGGAGTTAGGCCCAAGGGGCAGGGGTCTGGAACAAAAATGCAGTAAACACATTAGGGTGCTGGGAAGTTCACAAAAAGTTAGGGCCTAGCTGTCCCAGTCAAACCAGCCTAAAGTTATGTCAAGAACAAAATCTGATCACTATTGATAGAACCAATATCAGATGATACTAATCCATGCCCTGCTTCTCtcaagaaaaatatctaaattgGGGCCGGgtacaggggctcacgcctgtaatctagcactttgggaggctgaggcgggcggatctcatcaggaaactgagactgtcctggctaacacgatgaaacactgtctctaccaaaaatacattaaaaaaaaaaaaaattagccaggctggtggcacgcacctgtagtcccagctacttgggaggatgaaggaggagaatcacttgaacccaggaggcagaggttgcagtgagctg is from Macaca thibetana thibetana isolate TM-01 chromosome 16, ASM2454274v1, whole genome shotgun sequence and encodes:
- the ADPRM gene encoding manganese-dependent ADP-ribose/CDP-alcohol diphosphatase isoform X1, with the translated sequence MDDKPSPEALSESSERLFSFGVIADVQYADLEDGFNFQGTRRRYYRHSLLHLQGAIEDWNNESSTPCCVLQLGDIIDGYNAQYNASEKSLELVMDTFKRLKVPVHHTWGNHEFYNFSREYLTHSKLNTKFLEDQIVHHPETMPSEDYYAYHFVPFPKFRFVLLDAYDLSVLGMDQSSPKYEQCMKILREHNPNTELNSPQGLSEPQFVQFNGGFSQEQLNWLNEVLTFSDTNQEKVVIVSHLPIYPEASDSVCLAWNYRDALAVIWSHECVVCFFAGHTHDGGYSEDPFGVYHVSLEGVIETAPDSQAFGTVHVYPDKMTLKGRGRVPDRIMNYKKERAVHFLEVRSLKSFPLG
- the ADPRM gene encoding manganese-dependent ADP-ribose/CDP-alcohol diphosphatase isoform X2, which gives rise to MDDKPSPEALSESSERLFSFGVIADVQYADLEDGFNFQGTRRRYYRHSLLHLQGAIEDWNNESSTPCCVLQLGDIIDGYNAQYNASEKSLELVMDTFKRLKVPVHHTWGNHEFYNFSREYLTHSKLNTKFLEDQIVHHPETMPSEDYYAYHFVPFPKFRFVLLDAYDLSVLGMDQSSPKYEQCMKILREHNPNTELNSPQGLSEPQFVQFNGGFSQEQLNWLNEVLTFSDTNQEKVVIVSHLPIYPEASDSVCLAWNYRDALAVIWSHECVVCFFAGHTHDGGYSEDPFGVYHVSLEGVIETAPDSQAFGTVHVYPDKMTLKGRGRVPDRIMNYKKERAVHC
- the ADPRM gene encoding manganese-dependent ADP-ribose/CDP-alcohol diphosphatase isoform X3, coding for MDDKPSPEALSESSERLFSFGVIADVQYADLEDGFNFQGTRRRYYRHSLLHLQGAIEDWNNESSTPCCVLQLGDIIDGYNAQYNASEKSLELVMDTFKRLKVPVHHTWGNHEFYNFSREYLTHSKLNTKFLEDQIVHHPETMPSEDYYAYHFVPFPKFRFVLLDAYDLSVLGMDQSSPKYEQCMKILREHNPNTELNSPQGLSEPQFVQFNGGFSQEQLNWLNEVLTFSDTNQEKVVIAIFPFTQRPLTVCAWPGTTEMPWQSFGLMSAWCVSLLVTPMMVATLRILLVYITSA